A stretch of DNA from Solea solea chromosome 20, fSolSol10.1, whole genome shotgun sequence:
GTAACTATAACTTACATTAACTACAGATGCTTTGCCaattcatcatttcattgtttggtttttaaactgtaaaacaaatacttgagtcGTTTTTGTTGAAATTCCCAGGACAGAAAACCAATAACCTCTGGGACatattttggttttaaatttCATCAAGTACACTAATCAAGTTAAACTCACACATTGTTTCAGCTTTAAACTCCACCAACAATGAACCTCTGCTGTTTGTTCATCTCATTAAAAGTGATATGTGCTTTTTCTGTTGTTCACCAATGCTGTGAAAACCTCTCAAGTCACTGTTTCAGCTGCGGTCCATTACATGAAAAGTtataaaacacagcaaagaTTGCTTTAACGCATTGGACTTGTAGAATCTTTCCTATATCTTTTAAGTTTGTAAAATTCAATGTATACAAGTGATGTAATGTTTGTCTGCAAAAGCAGACAAACATTACACAATTTCTTGTAATATAGTGCAATAACTCTGGTGTAATTGGAGTCTATCTGcatttcccctcctcctcttcctcctcttcctctggttTTAAATGACTAGTGGGCATTAGAGACCGACTTTGCACCTGACTGTATGCTTATGTAATCAAGTCCGCCCCCTGCCCTCACTCGGGCTGGCATGCTGTGGCACCTCCATGTGGTAGCAAGGTCAGTGAAGTCCAGCTAAGTCATTTGCAGCAACGTTGCCAGTGGATGACACAGAGTTGTCTTGTGTAGCTATGCTGCCACAATGGAAGGGTGAAGAAAGCTCATGCTGGATCTGATTATTATTCGTTCTATTGCCACTTAAATATGCCGGCCTCCTGGAAGTGCTGTGGCTGTCTGTAAACGTGTGTCCAGCTCTACAGCTACTCTCAGCTGCTTGAGCTCTTTCTTCCGCTGTAATTTCCAGTCTCTCAGCAGACGCAGGTAGATACATGGAAACACTGTTCCAAGGCTTTTTATGTTGATGGTGCTTATGCTTGTTTGGGATTTTGATGGCAGGTTCAAAATCTAAACAGCTCAGTTTTCTTTTCTGGAATAAGAAAGTAAGCATATGATTAATATCAACAGCAAGTACTTTAATATATTCAGTCTATCAAACAGTGAGGATTACATGCCATCAGCTCTctcataaacatgttttatgtagTCCCTTTAAATCCTCACTTGTATTTGGGAGGTTTTATATCGTTGTACCTTTATTTTTATAAGTGCATTTACATGGATGCATCGTTGTTACAAAGATAGAGCAATGTAATAAGAAATAAACATGAGTATTTTTGTGTTAATATATCTGGGCCCACTGTCAACAAGTCTAACTCTCACACAATGACAAATCCAGGGTGAAGTGCTGCTTACCTTCACTGGCATATGGAGCTGATTTTGGCACCAATGTGGTGGAAGCTGGGGAGTGatggtttgttttggtttatcGATGGACTGAAAAGCCAAATGAGGGAACCAGACTTTTAGCATTATCTCTATCTGCACCAGATGTTGGAGGTATTTTTCTCTgcagaaaaaaagtgatgaggTACAAGCATTACTTACAGTGCAAGGTCTAACATCCCAACAATTCACTACTGTCATACTATCAGgctattttatcttttttattttatttaccccATATCAGGCTTCTGTAGAACTCCAAGAATCCTCTGCAATCTATCGATGGCAACGCTCTGCTGGAAACTGGTCAAACCTGCAATAGTTAAAAGTAGATTAATTAGTCACTTAAGGGCTTAACTGAAGGCTGGAATGCACCAAACATTAAAAAGATCTGTCACATTTAATATTGAACAACCACATACCTTTGTCAAATCGCCCTGTCTTTAGTCCCTTCAGAAGTGTATGCAAAGGATGGGCAAACTTGTGCAAATCTGTacactgagaaaataaaaataaaatcaagctTTATAACAATGATCACTGTGCTGTTTGGCTGAAGATATCATGACCCAATGGCCCAGGAATTACAATAATGGTGCTCACCTTCTGAGCGAAGACCAGGTCACCCGGTGTCACTGGTGATGAGCCTAAACTGGCCGCTCCAAGAGATGATACTGAGTGTCCAGTTTCAGGACAGCGTCCCGACTGGTCACTGCTGGACCTTGACTGCAGCTGAATTGAATAAGGTCGTAAATTGACACAATTTCCAGAAAACTCATCAGCGAAGGGAGcttgtcttcttctgctgtgGCCCTCTCCCTCTGAGGAGATGTCTGCTTCATCCTCCGTCTGCTCACTTGAGGAGGTGGGTAACGAGTCATTAGAAGGCCATTTGGAAAATGTGCCCAGTGAATTCATCTGTGGATACACAGATCGTAGTACAAATTTTAGCACTTTGCTAAATCCAACATGTAGGGTTATACAGCAGTCAAACTGGAAGGAGGTGCTCATAAAACACACTCATCTGCCACTTTATAGGGTACACTTGTTTAATTCCTATAATCAGCCAAACAAATGGCAGCAACTCATTTTTAATCTCAGCATGTGGACAAGGTCACGATGAACTTCTAAGCTTGTTTAAGccaagcatcagaatgaggaagagaggctttaaatgactctgaatGTGATATGGTTGTTCGTGCCAGAAGGACTGGTCTCActttttcagaaactgctgatcatttgggattttcattttcagagagGCAAGAGTAACTTCTAACACttacttaaaaaacaaacaagacaaaccACTAGTTACAACTGGggtatgcagaagaccatctctgagcGCATAACATGGGCTCCTGCAGCCGAAGACCTCACTGAGTGTTTAAATCACGTACAGCACAAAATATTTTGATGTCTTAATCCTTGGTCTGACAAAACGTGTGGTATAACGTGACATTTCTGAGTAAATATGGCAGTAACGCCGCTTCGTCTGTGGGGATTGTCGTTATCTTTTACGACATTGACATTAAAATGGTTGCAGATCATTACAAATATAAGGAATAGAGACATccattgttttttaataacGCTGTACTTGCATTCATCCAAAGTCTGTTCTTCAATAACAGTTATTACATAACGCAAACGTGTAACCTCACCCTTATTACACAGTGGTGGTTACAGACCTGACGTCATTTATATCACAATGTCAATATTCAGCAGACAAAGTCTAACATAAACTAATAATGAGTTAACACGATTCCAGTAAGTACAACATAATCAATGCTGATAGGTTAGTCCGCTCAATAACTACAtgggaggaaaaaggaaaaggcCCACATCTCCAGTGAGTCCTCTGCTGGAGGGAGCACGACTCTTCATCAACATATTATCACACTGGGTGTTCTGTTGTTGGTGGAGAGCATTGTCTGTGCTCAGAGTGTCATTGGCTTGGCACTGTAAATTATTGATATCATGTATCGCACcgcagtgtgagtgtgtgtacgcAATGTTTCTGTTGGAAACCCTGTCTTTGTCAGGACTAGTCTTCCCCACAAGGGTAAAAGCCTGGTTCTAATAAGAAGTAAGTTCACTCCGGAGGTAAGACGTGaattatggttaggttaaggttgggTATTACAAGGTTATGTTATGGTTTTTACAACAGCGTATAAACAACaggacattttgtgtgtttggctgGGGGCAGGGGTCTCAAATGCATCTAGTCTGTCCAGTTGGGGGGTccgtcaagtaaaaaaaagtattattcttttattattttttaaaccataCAGTAGGGGTGAactacatgatcttaaaatgatatcacgatattccatcatgatattgaaataaaaatattactACTAAAAGTAGCAAAATACGATGgctatttcacataatttcaataTGTGGTacaatatatagttcacaacaAAAGCTTATTTATGATGCAGAATTCATCAAAAACTGGCAGAAATGACTTGGAGTGATtggagtttgagacctctgggcTAGAGAATGCATTGTTTCTACCAGTGTCCCAGCTAAGACTATGAGTATGTgtttgtaattaaaaataaaatgtgttatatgACTCATTCTAATGCTACACTCTGACACAGCTGTGGTTTATAAATATTTGAAGTGACTATAACTCCTGGTTAATGACTTGACAACACTAAAAAtataacacacataaacataaacacagcagtataataatagaaatacaaCACGTGTCGGTTAGACCCTGCATAAAGATTTATATGTTACATGAGTTATTACAGGAAAAGTGGTTAGTCGTGTTTTAAACACTTCCagtggaaaagcagcaaacatcacacagagacagaaaaagtgACATAAGAGAAGAGGCTTACCttctaaaaaagaagaagaagaagaaaaatgagatTCAGTAAAACGGAACAACTCCTGAAAAGGCAACTTTACGTATTTAGAGAAGGTTGCGACTAATTTAACGAAAGTTGCATAAGCGTGGACTCGTGTCTCCGGTCTGCTGTCTCTTCTCCTGTCTTCCTGCTGTTTATCTCGCCTCTCCTGTTCTGTTTCAGTCACGTCGTCAACATGCAGCACATCAAGTACCCACACACAGAACCACGGAACTCAACAGACGCTACACGTGCGGAATTTGTACTGGGCCGCTATTGGCTGGAGACGCGTTGTTTTTGCGCACGCGGCTCAGAGGCTTGACCAATGAGCGGCGTGCTGGGCGCCGGTTGGCTGCTGACGCAGCCGTACGCTGTGCGGCAGCACGTGTTTGTGATGTGGTCTTCGAGAGGAGAAGATGAGCACGAGGCACAGGGCTGACAATCCACCACGTACATTAAACGCATCTATACTTTACTTAATTACAACATTAAACCGCGTAATCATAAGGTAGACTGTAGGTATGTTAAGAGCTGTTCTATCTCACAGATTATGCCCTCtaaaaaaatactgtgtttgtaatataacaaagtaTAAAcactgttactgtacttaagtacaaaattcacacgtctgtactttactttgttattagTATTTcaagcaacttttacttttaccccACTACATTTCCTGTAACTGTCCTGTTACTCATTATGACCAAAGGATAGCTggttatggtctgtatttctaTAGAGCTTTTCAAGTCTTGATGAGCTGAAAcgatagttttgccattcagccattcacacgcttcaacactTGGTTAAAtatcttgctcaaggacacatataccctgaattgaacccacaaccttccagttgaaagaccagtcttgtataaagtacataAAAGCGATAGTTGAGTAAAAATGTACTtacgttttagaagtaaaagtaaaaaaaggggGAGTTCGATTCAAGTGGGAGTGGGGTCGAAGTATTGGTTTTAGtggctttgtgtgtctgtttgtgtttctgctcgccaatatgaccaacagaggccgacagaggcttgttgcgtgaatggagtgaagtctgccatctccgattgccttgttgttgttattctctctggccactttattaggtacaaagaACACCTAATATAGTGTCTTCCCCTACTGCAGCCCATCTGCTACAAAGTTTAAAGTTCTAAAGTTGATGTTCTTGCATACTTTGGTTGTAACAAGTAAATATGTGAGTAAATGTTCCATTGTTTCAAACTGATCTGTCCGCTCTCCTTTTTGCATCAATAAAGTATTGATATTTCCTCTTTCACAGACAATTCTCTGTTAACTCGGGAGATGGTTGTGCGTGAACATCGCTGGGATACTCGGGTCATCTTCACCACGTTTATGTCGATCTGATTGGACATTTTGAACAGGTGTTccctcaaaaacaaaaaacaaaaagcgaTTGTAGATCACAAATCatcttctctgtctttgtcataTCAAACAGCTCAGAATGGCCCAGAGACCAGCTTCTCCAACACTGTCTTGGTTTCCAGAGTGATGAAaggaagcaacagcaacaatagTGTCACCTTTCCgagcagcaaaaaaacaagtgtagAGCTTTGCTAAGTACACTGGGTGTGGCGTGTTTTATCTGCTACTATAAATGCCACATACactaacctaaaaaaaaaaaactaagtgcATGAGAAAACACTACAGGGACACAGACTGGGACCATGTCACTATACCAGCGTCTCAATATTTCTGACACCTGCTCAGGCACAGCATTAGAATATGTTGATTTGTGCTATAGTTTGACAGGGTGATCAGTGAGCAATAATTGATCACATGTgttacttttttgacaaattggAAGCACATTTAAGCAAAATAAGATTAAATATGAGCAATAATGGTTTAAACTACAATCTGTATGATCTGTCATGGTTAATTACTTAAGTTTATTTCAGTGCAAATGATTAAGAAATATGCACTTATTCGAATGAAGTAGACTCTAAAtatgtgagctgctgctgtgggctGCTGCTTACTTTGTCCAGATGTTTTAAACTCAGACTTTTGTCTTAAATGTAACatgcaaacaaaatgaaataaacatttttggcTAACGCGAGCATTTCAGTCAAACtgatcagtcagtcagtcatcatctaccgctttatcctccaccagagggtcgtggggggtgctgtgccaatctcagctacattggtgtgggtacaccctggacagttctccagtccatcacagggccacacacagatagagacaaacaaccattcactctcacactcactcctatggtcaatttagagtgtccaattttacctaatccccacattgcatgtttttggaatgtgggaggaagtgcacacggggagaacatgcaaactccatgcagaaaggcccttgttccaaccggggctcgaacccgggtcttcttgctgcaaggcaagagtgctaaccactacatcaccgtGTGACCCTCAAACTGATCAATTATGGCAAAAAATCCATCTGTCATCTGTGTATCTTTGTCTGTTTGTAGTTGGGTACGACAatgtttctgttgttgctgAAGGTATGGTAGCATGAGAGTAAAAGAGAGCTACTGCGTCACTGGGGCCAAAGATTCTGGCTCTGCCAGTTGATGTATCTTTCAAGACAGGTATGAAAGTGGATTATAGATCAAacaattcacattcacaatGTGGCAACATGTCAGCGGGTGAAACACGGAACTGTATGAACTACTGTATATGTGCGACTGATTCACCGCGAAACAAAAGTGCAATTAGCAGTAAAAGTAGCAGGTTGCTCTGTTCTGACTCTACGAGGTGGAAATCTGAGTTGAGGTAAACTCTGACTACAACTGGACCTCACTGGGAGTTTACATAAGAACATTCAGACACAAGTTGACACATTGTTTTCTGTGATATGAGAAATGTGGAGACGCTGGATAATTGGAATCACCCCAGTTATACGAACACACAGGTGATTGTGTCTGAAGTGTTCCACAAGTTAAACTTGAAGGGTGAGTGCATGTTTCTCATGTTATGATTGCCATTAAGAAGGCGCTATTGCGTTTGTGGTGTGGCACGTGGCCAAGTAAATCCTCAGAGTGACAGATGTGTAAGTTTCCCTCTTGCTGAACTTGATACTTGTCACTGACGAGAAGGTGGTGCTATGTTCACGCTGGCAAGTGGCCAAcgaaacatttacacatttcacaAGCATTTTCATGATGGGAATTGACACAGCAGCAAAACCTGTTACTCGTGCGAGCACAACTAAACCTTACTAAATGTCCctgatatatatacacatgaaaaaaagaaataaaattctacatactgtacacaaacgGCTTCACCTATAGAACAACTAATAACATATCAAGGTTCAGTTGAACATTTACAATGTGGTAGATTTGAAATGTAATGgagcacaacaacacaacgcCATCAAATGAGTTACTactttatattctgttgtgagGATAAGcatttaaagaaatgaataGTTTCTttctgcagcaagaagacccaggttcatgaCCCACTCAGAACAATtgcctttgtgcatggagtttgcatgttctcccccgtgtgtgtgtgtgggtttcctgtTCCGGATGTCAGCTGGGACATATTCCCCTCATGtgggatggatgaatgaatgaatgaatgaatacatttgtgtggtagttaaaaatgtaattggaGCATCTGCGATTTGAAAATGCTTCATTGTTAAGCCCTGTAACTTTTTCTTAGAGTTATTCTAACTGAACTTAATCAGATATTTTTAAAGACGTGgaaacatttgttacacagcaGGTTTCTTGGGGACTATTTCCAGTGTAACACAACCAAGAACTGTAGATTAACAGCACCATAAATGGGcaagacacatttttaatataagTGAAGTGAGACTTTGATGAAGGTATCAGAGAAAACCATCCACCTCCCTCAGTATAAATGACACAACAGATAATCTATTGTACTGCTTCTTCCATCTTGCAATACAACTCAGTGAATGAAGCTACAGGATTTAGGGGACAAATCAAGTGAACCTGCTACAAGTGGTACCgctttctttgaaaaaaaaaaattaaacatttttaagtcAATCCGAATTTGTATTTATCCCAATTTTTCCTCCAAAGTCAAAGTTCAAGACACCAGTTATTTAAACTTAAAGTTGAAAAACATTATGGGCAAAAGTTATATTGCTAGAGGAatataatattgtgatattttttttaatctacttCCTTTGATTGAATTTCCTCTTCTAAATTAATTCACatttaactacattttaaaagcttttacGAGGACATTACCTTTACTAATACGTAAGTGTGTGCATATTGCTTAAATAGAAAATTTCCTGTGATTAATTTAACAATctattaagttttttttaaacatttttattagcATTTCCATTCACAAGATTGTGTGCTTCAAAAGCAAAATAATATCAACAAAGTGTTTGACAACCAAGAATGAGGACAAAGAATCTTCTCTGGAGTTTGAATCCAAAGTGGAGgcaaagggaaaaacaacaccTCGTGTCAACATggcaaataaaagcacatttaaaagacaCAATCTTTGTTTTCACGTTCAACAGTGTGGCATCCTGAGTGCCATTGTTTTCAGTATTCCTCAGGTTTATTTAGATGCAACAGAGACATTGTGTTGACCTTTGCTTCCTCCATCTCATCTACCGACAGTGTCCCGTTTCATCTCACTGCAGTTGTCTAGCAGCCAAGCCAAGGGTCGTCTCTGTTAGTCCTGGAGATGAAGGCGATTTTCCTCGCCATCTCCGTGTGGTAGATCCGCCGACAGGTCTCAAAGGTCTTCCGCTGTCGCTCCCGGCAGGGCTTCTCAAAGTAGCGCTTACGCTTCACAGAATCAATAATTCCATCCTGCGTGAGGACCCTGGCGTaagcatagaaaaaaaaaaacatggtactTGCTTTGAATTCAACACGGTAAATAGAACAGTTACTACTGCAATTGCTGGATTATTTAAAGAGTCAATTCTTAGCATTTTCTGTCCTGGAGCTCACTATAGCCACtgacagctgaaacaattaagcAACAACAGCTGCAGACTAGGTCCGTTGTCAATTTGAGAAAAATCTTCCAGTCTTCAAACTGTTAAAATACACTaggttttcagttttgtatAAAGTCCTCATTATAATTTACATACCCTAATTATATTCTTCTGCCAATTGACATCCACTTTAGCATGCCATTATAACATAAGGACATAGATAGCTGTAAAAGCTGTAAAGAACATTTTgagcaaacatgttttatagAGTTCTGGAAACATTGCTCCTGACAGTAAAAGTAACATTTGGATCTCCTCTGTCTAGTCCAGCCTACGTAACCTGAGAGTAGTTTTTGATAAAGTCATGTCACTGGACTGCCACGGTAAGCAACTAGTTAAAAACAGCTATTTTTATCTGAGGAACATTACAAAATTAAGGTATGCCGACTTCAGACCTTCGAGACTTTGAACGCAAACTAAGAAAAGGTAAGTACATTATCCCAGTTTTCTCTTCCTGTCCtggcacacttttttttaattaaaattcggatttatggttttattttattggctTTGACACTAGTGGATAACAAATATAAAcgacatacacatatacattcaAAAAGTAAAGTGGTCAAATACTTCTGGATAAATACATgttatatttattacatttcactTCATCCCAAGAATGAAATGTCAGTGTGAACAGTGTTTTAAATAAGTGTCATAGATAAACACGACCTGGATTCGTTGTTTTATCAGTTTATATTATGTTTACTGTCAGTTGGTGAGCGCCGTATCATCACTGCGCAGCCGCAGTTCCGTGACATTGAGCGGAAGACTCACTTTAACGTAGCTGACATTAGCTTATCATTCTCTGTATATGCACATATCCCACCCTAATGTCCAGTCCTAAATGTGTGACTTTTACCTGTTTAAAGTCTTGTACGCTGCGTCGACGTTGCCGTCTTGAACCATCACTGTTCGCGCAATGAAGCGAAGATGTCTCGCCATGATGAACTCGGTGTTTGCTGTAAAAACGACCGACTGGAAACATCCAACAACTAAGGGTTCCACGTGCTGGAAAATCCTGCTGCATAATAATCAACGCTAGGTGACGCTTCACTATTTTTCCTGCTCTGTCCTGCGAGTGAGTTTTATTTCCAGcaagttgttaaaaaaatatatatctttattaATTATCGATCTTTTTATGTTTCAGTTATTTAGGAGCTACGGAAGAGGATTTGGGGCAAATAAATTTGGAAacttctgagaaaaaaagtcagtattCTGACTTTTGTTCTTCAGAATTCTAGCTCTGAGGAGCTCTAgctcttttattatttacattttgttaaaaaaaaaaccccaggtATTTCATATTCATCGTTTACATTGATTAGACACCACCCTGCTATTTGTAGAACCTACGTTTACATTTGTGAGTGAACAGAAGTAACTACAGACGCCAAGGTTTTGCAGGGATACACCAGCTGTCtatcacagatttaaaaaactACAGTCATAGCAAAAGGTACGACAGTGTCCCCCCTATCCTTTcatactcctcctcctcttctcattCCTGTTGTCCTCTGCTTCTCCGTCTGAGGTCAACCCCCGGTGAATGTTGGCCTGGATGGTATATCTAATAATGTGCATTCAAAGGTGGTTTTACATGCTTTTACCTTTGtatacaacacaaaacaagcttAATTCCCAAGCTGCTGAAACGCAGCACTGTGTCTGCGTGGTGCCACAGGGAGGAATGCTGAGACAACATGCACAGATAACATCACAGTACATGAATACACTGCATCATGTTTCCAGAGGCATCTCTTCTGCAGATTCGATGAAATATTCTTGGCAGTGAGTGAAAGAGTGTGgggaaaaaaccccaacaaagAATGTGCAATGTGTGCTATGGTTGAATAAATCTCCCTGACAATAcatgtaatattttaatattatatttgatCTACTACTGGATGAatcaaataaagtaaagtaaatgacAAGCTTGTATCTACTCTGTAAATACCATTGTTGTATAATTACTACCTGTTgtgaaaatctgtgtttgttttaatgacatGATCAGTTTAGTGCTAACCAAGCTTACATTCTACTAACTAACTAAAGTTAATGCATTGATAACAGTAAAGTTACTAGTCTGGGGTAATTTAGTGTGAGTTTATGTAACCTATTCTAATTTTTGTGGACTCTACAtgtatgtttttcaaataaatgattCCATTGTACTTCATACTGATATTACAGCACActtcaatatacagtatatggtctATACAGGTATAGGTGTAGTTATTGTTTATTGACTTTCTCATTGTttgatcatttctgttcattatGTATTCCgccttcctcctctgcttttttttgttaacttgGTCTCAAACCGTATATTAAATGTAAAGAtcaatgaaacacatttaaaacggacgtttaaatgtgtttcaaaCCCAGAGTGAAGGTTAATACTACATGTCCAACAAATTTGCTGTCTTGTATAAAATACCCTAAAGGCATACTTAACTAAAAAGGtgcaagtatcttaccagaaaaaaTATGAGAAGTTAGTCTTTAGGCAAggtccttgggcaagacgctTAACCCAAGTTGTTCctgagtgtgaatgggtatgaaagatgtgtgatagaaaatgcatcaagtctaaaaatatatatcaattaaaaaaaaacatgtataaatacagaccatttaccaactcttcttcttctgattttatttggtagtaacagaGAATAGTTAGGGGAAACGCtttgtagtaaaaaaaatacagagttTATTTAGggaatgtagtggagtaaaagtaaaatttgcTAGAagtataaataaagtacagatacagatacatgcatgttgtacttaagtacagtaacaaagtagtTGCACTTTGTTACATTAAAACACTGCACATTTGTAATAGTATTTTGGACACTGTGATGTAAAATATATTGAATTTACTGCTCATATTAGTGGATAGAGTGTGTCTAcaagtgtttaaagtgttctcttatttgtgtttaacctgcagacacagagcAGTCGATGTAAAACGAGCAGTGATTCCGAGCGTCAGGGTGAAGAGGGAAACAGTGTCGTATGTCTGATTGTTTCCAAACATCACATGTCGCCTTAAGGTAAAGTGTAACCCGCCACTGTCCGATTCAAATAAAAGCAGGTAACGTGAGTCAGTGTGGCCTAATGTAACTAATGTGTTGTTTGATCATAATGATTAAACTCTAAAAACTGTCTTGAAGCGGAGGACACTCTCCTGGATGGATGCCCCCCCCTCTGGAGCTGAACATCCTGATTTCACATTCCACATTTATGAATCTTGTCAAAATCTTGTCGCACCAGCCTATTAAATAATTAACACCTTCCCTTATTATTTGAGTTAGATCACCATCAAAGCACTTACTGGAAGTGCACTTTTTCTTCCAGCTCTTATCCAAATCTTTCACCATGCTGACAGAGGTGGAGGGGAGAGAGCAGACAGAACCAGGGGGAAAGTCCCTCCCTGCCATCAGCCTCTGTATTGGCTGTATATGCTGGATCAGCATCAGATCCAGGGGAGCTGTCAGCCAATGAATGGAGAGGCAGATGcagcagggagaggagaagGTTCCACAGAGCGGGTCCAGGAGCAGTCATCTACCAGACTGCAGCCAGAGTCAGcctctcatttttctttctgcacTAATCATTTCTGCGACTGCTTGCACtgacatggaggataaagtcaCAGACTTCtcaggaaaatggaaaatgaagtCTTCGGAACATTTTGAGGATCTTTTGAGAGCACTGGGTGAGTGAGAGTTTGCACAGCgggacattttattttgtaattaaatACAGTGAAGTTTGCTT
This window harbors:
- the ciarta gene encoding circadian associated repressor of transcription a, translating into MNSLGTFSKWPSNDSLPTSSSEQTEDEADISSEGEGHSRRRQAPFADEFSGNCVNLRPYSIQLQSRSSSDQSGRCPETGHSVSSLGAASLGSSPVTPGDLVFAQKCTDLHKFAHPLHTLLKGLKTGRFDKGLTSFQQSVAIDRLQRILGVLQKPDMGEKYLQHLVQIEIMLKVWFPHLAFQSIDKPKQTITPQLPPHWCQNQLHMPVKKRKLSCLDFEPAIKIPNKHKHHQHKKPWNSVSMYLPASAERLEITAEERAQAAESSCRAGHTFTDSHSTSRRPAYLSGNRTNNNQIQHELSSPFHCGSIATQDNSVSSTGNVAANDLAGLH
- the mrps21 gene encoding 28S ribosomal protein S21, mitochondrial, whose product is MARHLRFIARTVMVQDGNVDAAYKTLNRVLTQDGIIDSVKRKRYFEKPCRERQRKTFETCRRIYHTEMARKIAFISRTNRDDPWLGC